One window of the Melospiza melodia melodia isolate bMelMel2 chromosome 15, bMelMel2.pri, whole genome shotgun sequence genome contains the following:
- the SKIC8 gene encoding superkiller complex protein 8, producing the protein MTTQYGILFKQEQAHDDAIWSVAWGKNKNDGSETVISGSLDDLVKVWKWNDEKLDLQWTLEGHQLGVVSVDISHTGAIAASSSLDAHIRLWDLETGKQIKSIDAGPVDAWSLAFSPDSQYLATGSHVGKVNIFGVETGKKEYSLDTRGKFILSIAYSPDGKYLASGAIDGIINIFDIATGKLLHTLEGHAMPIRSLTFSPDSQLLVTASDDGYIKIYDVQHANLAGTLSGHGSWVLNVAFCPDDTHFVSSSSDKSVKVWDAGTRTCVHTFFDHQDQVWGVKYNGSGSKIVSVGDDQEIHIYDCPV; encoded by the exons ATGACCACACAG tACGGTATTCTCTTCAAGCAAGAGCAAG CTCATGATGATGCCATTTGGTCAGTTGCATGGGGCAAAAATAAAAATGATGGTTCTGAAACAGTGATCTCTGGCTCTCTGGATGATCTGGTAAAGGTCTGGAAGTG GAACGATGAAAAGCTGGATCTGCAGTGGACTCTGGAGGGGCACCAGCTGGGGGTGGTGTCAGTGGACATCAGCCACACGGGTGCCATCGCAGCCTCCAGCTCCCTGGACGCCCACATTCGCCTCTGGGACTTGGAGACTGGCAAGCAGATCAAGTCCATAGATGCTGGTCCTG tTGATGCTTGGTCCCTGGCTTTTTCACCTGATTCCCAGTACCTTGCAACAGGAAGTCACGTGGGGAAAGTAAATATTTTCGGTGTTGAAACTGGAAAGAAAGAATATTCTCTAGACACCAGAGGAAAGTTCATCCTTAGCATTGCATAT AGTCCAGATGGAAAATACTTGGCCAGTGGAGCGATAGATGGCATTATCAATATTTTTGATATTGCAACTGGAAAACTTCTGCATACGCTAGAAG gccatgCCATGCCCATCCGCTCGCTGACCTTCTCCCCTGACTCCCAGCTGCTCGTCACCGCCTCCGATGATGGATACATCAAAATCTACGATGT GCAACATGCAAACTTGGCTGGCACATTAAGTGGTCACGGATCCTGGGTTTTAAATGTAGCATTTTGTCCCGATGATACCCATTTTGTTTCCAG ttcaTCTGATAAAAGTGTGAAGGTTTGGGATGCTGGAACAAGGACCTGTGTCCATACTTTTTTTGACCACCAAGATCAG GTTTGGGGAGTGAAATACAATGGAAGTGGGTCCAAAATTGTGTCTGTTGGTGATGACCAAGAAATTCATATTTATGACTGTCCAGTGTAA
- the DNAJA4 gene encoding dnaJ homolog subfamily A member 4 — translation MVKETEYYDILQVKPNASSEEIKRAYRKLALKYHPDKNPSEGERFKLISQAYEVLSDPKKRDLYDQGGEQAIKEGGLSGGSFSSPMDIFDMFFGGGGRMNRERRGKNVVHQLGVSLEDLYNGITRKLALQKNVICAKCEGYGGKRGAVEKCPVCKGRGMQVIVQQIGPGMVQQIQTVCPECKGQGERINPKDRCDNCNGCKVVREKKIIEVHVDKGMKDGQKIVFHGEGDQEPDLEPGDVIIVLDQKDHSVFQRRGHDLITKMRIQLSEALCGFRKTIETLDNRVLVISTRPGEVIKHGDLKCIYNEGMPVYKSPMDKGSLIIQFLVQFPEHYWLPREKLSLLEALLPSREDVMVTDEMDQVDLEDFDPNEQTYRNSAGEAYEEDEEGPRTGVQCQAS, via the exons ATGGTGAAGGAGACGGAGTACTACGACATCCTGCAGGTGAAGCCCAATGCCTCCTCCGAGGAGATCAAGCGCGCCTACCGCAAGCTGGCGCTGAAGTACCACCCCGACAAGAACCCCAGTGAGGGCGAGCGG tttaaaCTTATATCCCAGGCATATGAAGTTCTGTCGGACCCAAAGAAAAGGGACCTCTATGACCAGGGTGGGGAGCAGGCTATTAAAGAAGGAGGCCTGAGTGGCGGCAGCTTCTCTTCACCCATGGACATCTTTGACATGTTCTTTGGTGGTGGAGGCCGAATGAATAGAGAGAGAAGAG GCAAAAATGTGGTGCACCAGTTAGGTGTATCTCTTGAAGACCTCTATAATGGCATTACAAGGAAACTGGCACTGCAAAAGAATGTTATTTGTGCAAAATGTGAAG GTTATGGCGGAAAGAGAGGGGCAGTAGAAAAATGTCCTGTGTGTAAAGGAAGAGGGATGCAAGTTATAGTTCAGCAGATTGGACCTGGCATGGTGCAGCAAATCCAAACTGTGTGCCCAGAATGCAAAGGCCAAGGTGAAAGAATAAATCCAAAAGACAGATGTGACAACTGCAATGGCTGTAAGGTTGTAAGAGAGAAAAAGATCATAGAAGTTCATGTTGATAAAG GTATGAAAGATGGTCAGAAGATAGTATTTCATGGAGAAGGTGACCAGGAGCCTGATTTGGAGCCTGGTGATGTTATAATTGTGCTTGACCAAAAGGATCACAGTGTCTTTCAGAGACGAGGGCATGACTTAATCACAAAAATGAGAATTCAACTCTCAGAGGCTTTGTGTGGTTTCAGAAAGACAATTGAAACTCTGGACAACAGAGTTCTTGTCATATCTACAAGGCCAG GTGAAGTGATAAAACATGGTGACCTGAAATGTATCTACAACGAAGGGATGCCTGTCTACAAATCTCCAATGGACAAAGGCAGCCTGATCATACAGTTTTTG GTCCAGTTTCCAGAGCActactggctcccaagggagaaACTGTCTCTGCTGGAGGCTCTGCTTCCTTCCCGAGAAGATGTTATGGTTACAGATGAGATGGATCAGGTAGACCTTGAAGATTTTGATCCAAATGAGCAAACCTACCGTAACAGTGCAGGAGAAGCATATGAAGAAGATGAGGAGGGTCCAAGAACAGGAGTACAATGTCAGGCATCTTAA